A window of Spiroplasma syrphidicola EA-1 contains these coding sequences:
- the oppD gene encoding oligopeptide ABC transporter ATP-binding protein OppD gives MSNEVIISIKDLVINFKTRANILTAIRNISFDIYDGETLAIVGESGSGKSVMTKTFTNMLEKNGWINSGEIIYYPSQNSLADQNTYFRKPVDLVEFNKISLENSLIKTILKYNRRLIKSLNQQITDLNKMTVENLDAKILQLTTTIKELKAKIDFKASHKLAKTITAHETELDKVTNFKTILSDQEKYDQAIKRLEQKITLAEAEIKKVLRLNWRDRIFLKSNLKILKNYLANKQTVKATQQQRISRYFAKKQFTTPFLEKVQQFNTEMFNGQTIDAQNFNDLLEQWEPIKSFDFINKKRLVKQITKLRGQTIATIFQDPMTSLNPLLSVGFQISEVIRKHRKLNRSQAKQEAILLLEKVGIKNAKKRYHDIPGMYSGGMRQRVVIAIALACQPKILICDEPTTALDVTIQAQILDLIKELQKEYKFTVIFITHDLGVVATIADRVAVMYAGQIIEYGTVDDLFFDSRHPYTWALLSSLPQFGAKGEELYSIPGSPPSLYTKVVGDPFAPRNKYAMKIDYLIEPPMFEVSPSHYAKTWLLDPRAPKVARPKQLKDLDNIIQND, from the coding sequence ATGTCAAACGAAGTAATCATTTCAATTAAAGATTTAGTAATTAATTTTAAAACCAGAGCAAATATTCTAACGGCAATTCGGAATATTTCTTTTGACATTTATGATGGAGAAACATTAGCAATTGTTGGGGAATCAGGTAGTGGAAAGTCAGTTATGACAAAAACTTTTACTAATATGTTAGAAAAAAATGGGTGAATTAATAGTGGGGAAATTATTTATTATCCATCTCAAAACAGTTTAGCTGACCAAAATACCTATTTTCGTAAGCCTGTTGATTTAGTTGAGTTTAACAAAATTTCTTTAGAAAATAGTTTAATTAAAACAATTTTAAAGTATAACCGCCGTTTAATTAAAAGTTTAAATCAACAAATTACTGATTTAAATAAAATGACAGTCGAAAATCTTGATGCTAAAATTTTGCAATTAACAACAACAATTAAAGAATTAAAAGCAAAGATTGATTTTAAAGCTTCGCATAAACTGGCAAAAACAATCACCGCGCATGAAACAGAGTTAGATAAAGTTACTAATTTTAAAACAATTTTATCTGACCAAGAAAAATATGATCAAGCGATTAAACGCTTAGAACAAAAAATTACTTTAGCTGAAGCAGAAATTAAAAAGGTCTTACGATTAAATTGAAGAGATCGGATCTTTTTAAAAAGTAATTTAAAAATCTTAAAAAACTATCTTGCCAATAAACAAACGGTTAAAGCAACGCAACAACAACGAATCAGCCGTTATTTTGCCAAAAAACAATTTACAACGCCGTTTTTAGAAAAAGTTCAACAATTTAATACTGAGATGTTTAATGGTCAAACAATTGATGCCCAAAATTTTAATGATTTATTAGAACAATGAGAACCAATTAAAAGTTTTGATTTTATTAACAAAAAAAGATTAGTAAAACAAATTACCAAATTACGAGGACAAACAATTGCGACAATTTTTCAAGATCCAATGACATCATTAAATCCATTATTATCGGTTGGTTTTCAAATTTCGGAAGTAATTCGTAAACACCGCAAATTAAATCGTTCACAAGCGAAACAAGAAGCAATTTTATTATTAGAAAAAGTTGGAATTAAAAATGCCAAAAAACGTTATCATGACATTCCTGGAATGTATTCTGGAGGAATGCGCCAACGGGTTGTTATTGCCATTGCCTTAGCCTGTCAGCCAAAAATCTTAATTTGTGATGAACCAACAACAGCTTTAGATGTCACAATTCAAGCGCAAATTTTAGATTTAATTAAAGAATTACAAAAAGAATATAAGTTTACCGTAATTTTTATTACCCATGATTTAGGAGTTGTTGCGACAATTGCTGATCGTGTTGCCGTGATGTATGCTGGTCAAATTATTGAATATGGGACAGTTGATGATCTATTCTTTGATTCTCGTCACCCATATACGTGAGCGTTATTATCATCATTACCACAATTTGGAGCCAAAGGGGAAGAATTATATTCAATCCCCGGATCACCTCCATCACTTTATACAAAAGTAGTTGGAGATCCATTTGCCCCACGAAATAAATATGCGATGAAAATTGATTATTTAATTGAACCGCCAATGTTTGAAGTAAGCCCAAGTCATTATGCAAAAACATGACTATTAGATCCTCGTGCCCCAAAAGTGGCCCGCCCAAAACAATTAAAAGATTTAGACAATATTATTCAAAATGATTAA
- the mnmA gene encoding tRNA 2-thiouridine(34) synthase MnmA yields the protein MKKVIVGLSGGVDSSVALYLLQQAGYEVEALFMRNWDSNLNNDILGNQQINDIICPQEVDYQDAKAVSEKLGAPIHRVDFIKEYWDYVFTHFIAEYKQGRTPNPDILCNKYIKFDFFLKTALEQYHGDYIAMGHYARVRYNEELQEYQLLRGVDTTKDQSYFLCQLSQAQLAKTLFPLGDLTKREVRAMAEQLGLATATKKDSTGICFIGERDFKKFLENYIPNQVGDIVDIETNEVLGQHSGVMYYTIGQRRGLNLGGMAEAYFVVGKNVAKNILYIANSSEDQWLYSTSCLVNDTNWINQLQTNNFTCTAKFRYRQKDIPVSVEILSPTSCLVRFAEKVKAITPGQSAVFYQDEVCLGGGVIDTAYLDDTKLWYL from the coding sequence ATGAAAAAAGTTATTGTGGGCTTATCCGGGGGAGTCGATTCTTCTGTTGCGTTGTATTTATTGCAACAAGCAGGCTATGAAGTTGAAGCCCTATTTATGCGCAATTGAGATAGTAATTTAAATAATGATATTTTAGGTAATCAACAAATTAATGATATTATTTGTCCGCAAGAAGTTGATTATCAAGATGCGAAGGCAGTTAGTGAAAAATTAGGGGCCCCAATTCATCGTGTTGACTTTATTAAAGAATACTGAGATTATGTTTTTACGCATTTTATTGCTGAGTATAAGCAAGGGCGTACACCAAATCCGGATATTTTATGTAATAAATATATTAAGTTTGATTTTTTTCTAAAAACAGCGTTAGAACAATATCATGGTGACTACATTGCAATGGGGCATTATGCGCGGGTTAGATATAATGAAGAGTTACAAGAATATCAATTATTAAGAGGAGTTGATACAACAAAAGATCAAAGTTATTTTTTATGTCAACTTTCTCAAGCCCAGTTGGCTAAAACATTATTTCCGTTAGGTGATTTAACTAAACGAGAAGTTCGCGCGATGGCTGAACAATTAGGATTAGCAACCGCAACGAAAAAAGATTCAACGGGAATTTGTTTTATTGGGGAACGTGATTTTAAAAAGTTCTTGGAAAATTATATTCCAAACCAAGTTGGTGATATTGTTGATATTGAAACAAATGAAGTTTTAGGTCAACATTCTGGGGTGATGTATTATACAATTGGTCAACGCCGTGGTCTTAACTTAGGGGGAATGGCGGAAGCTTATTTTGTGGTTGGCAAAAATGTTGCTAAAAATATTTTATATATCGCAAATAGTTCCGAAGATCAATGACTATACTCAACAAGTTGTTTAGTAAATGATACTAATTGAATTAATCAGTTACAAACAAATAATTTTACTTGTACAGCTAAATTTCGTTATCGCCAAAAAGATATTCCTGTTAGCGTCGAAATTCTTTCACCAACAAGTTGCTTAGTTCGCTTTGCTGAAAAAGTAAAAGCTATTACCCCTGGTCAATCAGCGGTGTTTTATCAAGATGAAGTTTGTCTTGGTGGGGGCGTAATTGATACAGCCTATTTAGATGACACAAAATTATGATACTTATAA
- a CDS encoding ATP-binding cassette domain-containing protein, with translation MQKHEDIMLRVRDVVVQFRQKQKRVNAVKGASFDIYRGEIFSIVGESGSGKTTIGRAIAGIEQIKEGAVYMNNKIIRGKAPNLLKNTLFIQERIRLITTNNTILSKNLESYINELKIRYYQYFENARYNPTTKQLTPYLNKDYQNIIATKGAYQTIFARDKAGKHFRILQEQIENNIYLLTIILKKYQALIRFVDKLNEYIPDLDLALETALTTLLKANSKLCQELILSAQQLYTLLEIIVKLHNDLSSSASATEIKNYFEEVFEIIRSVLEQRQEYLVKHQTLKQNNKQLYLLLAPQSERQKIIKNYHKRYFVRTKDLNALFAQQAKEGLKTTGQQTEFSQLKQKSDVLANLTIALNLLNELLIVLNSNGDVEKAFDNLTANEGGKNLAEYLAPFKNDLPLLTSAVKELIYFKKYNVYCDLTIINLYNKLVNKPQLSGEQFNEIKEFLALLELPIFDEVITKHPLFKTPSQAENRQNKKKIQMVFQDPSASLNDRISVEEIIGEGLEAFPEIYKNDEARNLYLEFYNANLAENEAAMTLKEVKDLDVKRFLILNMIKEVGLLPEHLSRYSHEFSGGQRQRIGIARALIMKPEFIIADEPISALDVSIRAQILNLLKKFQSQINLTYIFVAHDLSVVRFIADRIAVIYHGQLVELAPAEELFINPLHPYTKALLSAIPLPNPNLEKNREHYIYDPEIEHYDYHYALPEFHEVIPNHFVFGNKREIITIKQQLKEQDKTNSKGGVNNV, from the coding sequence ATGCAAAAACATGAAGACATTATGTTACGAGTACGCGATGTAGTTGTACAATTTCGCCAAAAACAAAAACGAGTTAATGCCGTTAAAGGTGCCAGCTTTGACATTTATCGCGGAGAAATTTTTAGTATTGTTGGGGAATCGGGAAGTGGTAAAACAACAATTGGGCGAGCAATTGCTGGGATTGAACAAATTAAAGAAGGGGCTGTTTACATGAATAATAAAATTATTCGTGGGAAGGCACCAAACTTATTGAAAAATACCTTATTTATTCAAGAACGAATTCGTTTAATCACAACAAATAATACGATACTATCAAAGAATTTAGAAAGCTATATTAATGAGTTAAAAATAAGATACTATCAATATTTTGAAAATGCTCGTTATAATCCAACAACAAAACAATTAACTCCTTATTTAAATAAAGATTACCAAAATATCATAGCAACAAAAGGCGCTTATCAAACAATTTTTGCTCGTGATAAAGCAGGTAAACATTTTCGAATTTTACAAGAACAAATTGAAAATAATATTTATCTATTAACAATTATTTTAAAGAAGTATCAAGCTTTAATTCGTTTTGTTGATAAATTAAATGAATATATTCCAGATTTAGATTTAGCTTTAGAAACAGCCTTAACAACTTTGTTAAAAGCAAATAGTAAATTGTGTCAAGAGCTGATTTTATCAGCCCAACAACTTTATACACTCTTAGAAATAATTGTTAAATTACATAATGATTTATCATCATCAGCAAGTGCTACGGAAATTAAAAACTATTTTGAAGAGGTTTTTGAAATTATTCGTTCAGTTTTAGAACAACGCCAGGAATATTTGGTAAAGCATCAAACTTTAAAACAAAACAATAAACAGTTGTATCTTTTACTGGCCCCTCAAAGTGAACGTCAAAAGATTATTAAAAATTATCACAAACGTTATTTTGTTCGCACAAAAGATTTAAATGCTCTTTTTGCTCAGCAAGCAAAAGAAGGGTTAAAGACAACTGGACAGCAAACAGAATTTTCACAGTTAAAGCAAAAAAGTGATGTTTTAGCTAATTTAACTATTGCTTTGAACTTACTGAATGAATTATTAATAGTTCTTAATAGTAATGGTGATGTTGAAAAGGCTTTTGATAATCTAACGGCAAATGAAGGCGGGAAAAATTTAGCAGAATATTTAGCTCCCTTTAAGAATGATTTGCCCCTTCTTACTAGCGCAGTTAAAGAGTTAATCTATTTTAAGAAGTACAATGTATATTGTGATTTAACAATTATTAACTTATACAATAAATTAGTTAATAAACCACAATTATCAGGAGAACAATTTAATGAGATAAAAGAATTTTTAGCTTTATTAGAATTACCAATCTTTGACGAAGTTATTACCAAACATCCATTATTTAAAACTCCTAGTCAAGCTGAAAACCGCCAAAATAAGAAAAAAATTCAAATGGTTTTTCAAGACCCCTCAGCATCTTTAAATGATCGGATTTCGGTTGAAGAAATTATTGGGGAAGGCCTTGAAGCGTTTCCAGAGATATATAAAAATGATGAAGCTCGTAACTTATACTTAGAATTTTATAATGCAAATTTAGCCGAAAATGAAGCGGCAATGACTTTAAAAGAAGTTAAGGATTTAGATGTTAAACGATTTTTAATTTTAAATATGATTAAAGAAGTCGGATTATTACCTGAACACTTATCACGTTATTCTCATGAATTTTCAGGGGGGCAACGTCAGCGGATTGGAATTGCCCGTGCCTTAATTATGAAACCAGAATTTATTATTGCTGATGAACCAATTTCAGCTTTAGATGTTTCAATCCGGGCTCAAATTTTAAATTTATTGAAAAAATTCCAAAGCCAAATTAATTTAACTTACATTTTTGTCGCCCATGACTTATCAGTTGTCCGCTTTATTGCTGATCGAATTGCCGTAATTTATCACGGGCAACTAGTTGAATTGGCCCCAGCTGAAGAGTTGTTTATTAATCCACTGCACCCTTATACCAAGGCCTTATTATCAGCGATTCCGTTACCTAATCCGAATTTGGAAAAGAATCGTGAGCATTATATTTATGACCCTGAAATTGAGCATTATGATTATCATTATGCCTTACCAGAATTTCATGAAGTTATTCCTAATCACTTTGTTTTTGGGAATAAACGCGAAATTATCACAATTAAACAACAATTAAAAGAACAAGATAAAACAAATAGCAAAGGAGGAGTTAATAATGTTTAA
- the recD2 gene encoding SF1B family DNA helicase RecD2, protein MTVIKGYLKLIVFESANGYRICKFQLEHDRNHHIFIKGFLMEMHQDQLYELTGEVKNNPRYGQNFEVQQIKKIMPQTKDDLVRYLSSDLFPTIGPKTAEVIINHFQEDVINKIKNNLASLNDIKGLTPNQAKIIQTAFSKMTQEDEINHLFSQNNLSLQILSLLKTKYDVDQIMAILQKDPYSLLLKDNISFKAIDKIFLTFNSNPTDYIRIGYYAWYYAKEFCNSSGDTYLELEQLTKILQKNFTTVTKEIILAGLKYVKDLNLLIFKNEKIYVAEIYHSELNIAALLNSLNTNAPISVEEVNTIFHQIEAQKQISYNLQQVKAIKEALLSNFLLIVGGPGTGKTTVVDGIVSILKKGFKNNKIILAAPTGKAAKRLRDKTKQKAVTIHKLLKYDPLTNQFFHNETNPLEIDILILDEVSMVDTLLLSAIAKASQNLKKLILIGDVNQLPSVACGDVLRDIISTDIFNVVPLTEVYRQQEGNDILELSYAIQQDYFEYHFADKQDVKFINNSNPNDILTTVGDLYQNLVDQQQVEYDQIQVIAPMYNGALGINTLNNYLQNKINPDYGQKHCKIGYQEFRVNDKVMQLKNRPELEVYNGDVGIIVDIKQDKDLNNVLIIQFDDQLIKYPPELYYDITLAYACSVHKLQGSEYEYVIFVITKAFWIMLNRNLVYTGITRAKNQLFLLGEEQALHYAVNNVLKKRKTTLGEFIKDFKG, encoded by the coding sequence ATGACAGTAATTAAGGGTTATTTAAAGTTAATTGTATTTGAATCAGCGAATGGTTATCGAATTTGTAAGTTTCAATTAGAACATGATCGTAATCATCATATTTTTATTAAAGGTTTTTTAATGGAAATGCACCAAGATCAATTGTATGAATTAACTGGGGAAGTAAAAAATAATCCGCGTTATGGCCAAAATTTTGAAGTTCAACAAATAAAAAAAATCATGCCCCAAACGAAAGATGATTTAGTCCGATATCTCTCAAGTGATTTATTTCCAACAATTGGACCCAAGACAGCAGAGGTTATTATTAATCATTTTCAAGAGGATGTTATTAATAAGATTAAAAATAATTTAGCGTCTTTAAATGATATTAAGGGTTTAACTCCAAATCAAGCTAAAATTATTCAAACAGCTTTTAGCAAAATGACGCAAGAAGATGAAATAAATCACTTATTTAGTCAAAATAATTTATCATTACAAATTTTATCGCTATTAAAAACAAAATATGATGTTGACCAAATTATGGCGATTTTACAAAAAGATCCTTATTCATTATTGCTAAAAGATAATATTAGTTTTAAAGCCATTGATAAAATCTTTTTAACGTTTAATTCAAATCCAACTGACTATATTCGTATTGGTTATTATGCCTGATATTATGCGAAAGAATTTTGTAATAGTAGTGGGGATACTTATTTAGAATTAGAACAGTTAACAAAAATACTACAAAAAAATTTTACCACGGTAACAAAAGAGATTATTTTGGCGGGGTTAAAATATGTTAAAGATCTTAATTTATTAATTTTTAAAAATGAAAAAATTTATGTTGCCGAAATTTATCATAGTGAACTTAATATTGCGGCGTTATTAAATAGTTTAAATACTAATGCTCCAATTAGTGTGGAGGAGGTTAATACTATTTTTCACCAAATTGAAGCCCAAAAACAAATTAGTTATAATCTCCAGCAAGTTAAAGCAATAAAAGAAGCGCTGTTAAGTAATTTTCTATTAATTGTTGGGGGTCCGGGAACTGGTAAAACAACTGTTGTTGATGGCATTGTTAGTATTTTAAAAAAAGGTTTTAAAAATAATAAAATTATTTTAGCGGCCCCAACGGGGAAAGCGGCTAAGCGCTTACGCGATAAAACAAAACAAAAAGCGGTGACAATTCATAAATTATTAAAATATGACCCATTAACAAATCAGTTTTTTCATAATGAAACTAATCCCCTTGAAATTGATATTTTAATTTTAGATGAAGTAAGTATGGTCGACACTTTATTATTATCAGCAATTGCTAAAGCTAGTCAAAATCTAAAAAAACTGATTTTAATTGGCGATGTTAATCAATTACCATCAGTTGCTTGTGGGGATGTTTTACGCGACATTATTAGCACAGACATTTTTAATGTTGTTCCTTTAACTGAAGTTTATCGTCAGCAAGAAGGAAATGATATTTTAGAATTAAGTTATGCAATTCAACAAGATTACTTTGAATATCATTTTGCTGATAAACAAGATGTTAAATTTATCAACAATAGTAATCCCAATGATATTTTAACGACTGTTGGGGATTTATATCAAAATTTAGTTGATCAACAGCAAGTTGAATATGATCAAATTCAAGTAATTGCTCCAATGTATAACGGGGCTCTCGGGATTAATACGCTCAACAATTATCTGCAAAACAAAATTAATCCGGATTATGGCCAAAAACATTGTAAGATTGGTTATCAAGAATTTCGGGTTAATGATAAAGTAATGCAATTAAAAAATCGCCCGGAATTAGAAGTATATAATGGCGATGTGGGGATAATTGTTGATATTAAACAAGATAAGGATTTAAATAATGTTTTAATTATTCAGTTCGATGATCAATTAATTAAATATCCCCCTGAACTGTATTATGATATTACGTTAGCTTATGCATGTAGTGTTCATAAACTCCAAGGTAGTGAGTATGAATATGTTATTTTTGTTATTACGAAAGCTTTTTGAATTATGTTAAACCGTAACTTAGTTTATACAGGGATTACAAGGGCTAAAAACCAATTATTTTTATTAGGGGAAGAACAAGCTTTACATTATGCTGTTAATAATGTTCTGAAAAAGCGTAAAACAACGCTGGGGGAATTTATTAAAGATTTTAAAGGCTAG
- the oppC gene encoding oligopeptide ABC transporter permease OppC, with protein MMKNFVGNDWFEFNDYDINNLDASLFEIVGPQEEAVEKLSTKSYSYWKVVGRLLITSKTFIICAFFLALIILLTTIVPIGNIARPLPEDLPFPNQERPMAPTWQYIFGLGMSGENYWIKIWIGMRTTLLFTLVIATIQIVLGILIGSIWGFYRKTDIWFIEITRFLNLVPTLILWLIIIFALGKSMIVIIFAVSITSWIALAEVIRVQIILVRNTEYNMASKMLGTRGHRIISKNILPKILPIIIQTISFAVPMSIAIDSTLNYFNFGFIEGRENTTLGFILNEVLASSKWQDFPHLLIIPIVFIAGTSMLFFLFGKVFADTLDPKNHYK; from the coding sequence ATGATGAAAAATTTTGTTGGTAATGATTGATTTGAATTTAATGACTATGATATCAATAATTTAGATGCAAGTTTATTTGAAATTGTTGGCCCCCAAGAAGAAGCGGTGGAAAAACTATCAACTAAATCATATAGTTATTGAAAAGTAGTCGGAAGATTATTAATTACAAGTAAGACTTTTATTATTTGTGCTTTTTTCTTAGCGTTAATAATTTTATTAACAACAATTGTCCCAATTGGTAATATTGCTCGTCCTTTACCAGAAGACTTACCATTTCCAAATCAAGAACGCCCAATGGCGCCAACTTGACAATATATTTTTGGGTTAGGAATGTCAGGGGAAAACTATTGAATTAAAATTTGAATTGGAATGCGAACAACCTTATTATTTACGCTAGTAATTGCGACAATTCAAATTGTTTTAGGAATTTTAATTGGATCAATTTGAGGATTTTATCGTAAAACAGATATTTGATTTATTGAAATTACCAGATTTTTAAATTTAGTCCCAACCTTAATTTTATGGCTAATAATTATTTTTGCCTTAGGGAAATCCATGATTGTCATTATTTTTGCCGTTTCAATTACCAGTTGGATTGCTTTAGCGGAAGTTATTCGGGTACAAATTATCTTAGTACGTAATACTGAATATAACATGGCTTCAAAAATGTTAGGAACACGTGGTCACCGTATTATTTCAAAAAACATTTTGCCAAAAATTCTACCGATAATTATTCAAACAATTTCATTTGCTGTACCAATGTCAATTGCGATTGATTCAACATTAAATTACTTTAACTTTGGATTTATTGAAGGGCGAGAAAATACAACATTAGGATTTATTTTAAATGAAGTTTTAGCCTCAAGTAAATGACAAGATTTCCCACATCTTTTAATTATTCCAATTGTCTTTATTGCCGGAACATCAATGCTATTTTTCTTATTTGGGAAAGTCTTTGCTGATACGCTAGACCCCAAAAATCACTATAAATAA
- the oppB gene encoding oligopeptide ABC transporter permease OppB: MANFHDSDTHERKETSSLENNTEIIKDKFADIVVDDFQSEKKFSLLVNLKYHLNLYWLNSKEFFNKFPLLGYSLKRIFFSLITLILAICAIFILLRLVTPDDTYVSDIDLAKLKIIPGSPEYNALLTERMKIFGVYGSIWSQLGTYLRNVTPFIKKTLLVNTYYDSVTGHLTGDTYQTWFYLGTIFSAAVGQPGELVSTAFARAIPYSFAFGSVTVLLAYFIGVPLGIISAKHKEKSVDNGINTAVITLLAIPPVIIVIGIYLISIYVFKAHGLFSSGGFSTKFWPVVAIFLMIAPPIVLTTRRYVIDEMTADYTKFALSKGMSDSYVFYIHIFRNAGIRIFRVFPTAFVTTIFGASIFAEQNWGIPGMSRFIVAGVAAKDSFVVMGYILLTATAGIATSLLADIMMAVLDPRVKLTK, from the coding sequence ATGGCTAATTTTCACGATAGTGATACACATGAAAGGAAGGAAACTTCTTCATTAGAAAATAACACAGAAATAATTAAAGATAAATTTGCAGATATTGTTGTAGATGATTTTCAAAGTGAGAAAAAATTCTCATTATTAGTTAATTTGAAATACCATTTAAATCTTTATTGACTAAATAGTAAAGAGTTTTTTAATAAGTTCCCATTGCTAGGGTATTCATTAAAAAGAATTTTCTTTTCGTTAATAACTTTAATTTTGGCAATTTGTGCAATTTTTATTTTATTACGACTAGTAACCCCAGATGATACTTATGTCTCAGATATTGATCTTGCTAAATTAAAAATTATTCCAGGATCGCCAGAATATAATGCTTTGCTGACAGAGCGAATGAAGATTTTTGGAGTTTATGGCTCAATCTGAAGCCAATTAGGAACATATTTACGTAATGTTACGCCATTTATTAAAAAAACATTATTAGTTAATACATATTATGATTCTGTTACTGGTCATTTAACAGGGGATACATATCAAACTTGATTTTATTTAGGAACTATCTTCTCAGCTGCGGTTGGTCAACCAGGAGAATTAGTTTCAACAGCCTTTGCACGGGCAATCCCATATTCTTTTGCCTTTGGTTCAGTGACAGTTTTATTAGCTTACTTTATTGGTGTACCATTAGGGATTATTTCAGCTAAACATAAAGAAAAATCAGTTGATAATGGTATTAATACTGCCGTTATTACATTATTAGCAATCCCACCAGTTATTATTGTAATTGGAATTTATTTAATCTCAATTTATGTGTTTAAAGCACATGGATTATTTAGTTCTGGGGGCTTTAGTACTAAGTTTTGGCCAGTTGTTGCAATCTTTTTAATGATTGCTCCGCCAATTGTTTTAACAACTCGTCGTTATGTGATTGATGAAATGACAGCAGATTATACAAAATTTGCCTTATCAAAAGGAATGTCAGATAGTTATGTGTTCTACATTCATATTTTCCGTAATGCCGGAATTAGAATTTTCCGGGTTTTCCCAACTGCATTTGTGACAACTATTTTTGGGGCAAGTATCTTTGCCGAACAGAACTGGGGAATTCCAGGAATGAGCCGCTTTATTGTCGCCGGGGTTGCGGCGAAAGATTCCTTTGTTGTTATGGGTTATATTTTATTAACTGCGACAGCAGGAATTGCAACTAGTTTATTAGCTGATATTATGATGGCTGTTTTAGACCCACGGGTTAAATTAACGAAATAA